In one window of Zingiber officinale cultivar Zhangliang chromosome 11A, Zo_v1.1, whole genome shotgun sequence DNA:
- the LOC122031955 gene encoding transcription factor bHLH130-like isoform X3, with protein MRAEEEEMIYGSPPPVEKEESESELQIYQQDQHLQLNSSLLRFRSAPSSLFGELAGGRKSSNLRNLVRQSSTPVGLFSHSNASNGYPMMRELSDGFRNRELAPAPSMGDSGRGGLKNQMSFPSRQSSLMSQISEMGNEELCGSSPDDSSQCYLAGVPITSWDETSLLSGNKLPGTRSREEEGKMVSGLNLSQLTQNGLTHQLSLPKTTAEMAAMEKFIQFQETIPCQTRAKRGCATHPRSIAERVRRTKISERMRKLQELVPNMDKQTNTADMLDLAVDYIKDLQRQVKVLREGQASCTCSSSKHKSFHKS; from the exons AT GAGAGCAGAGGAGGAAGAAATGATCTACGGATCTCCGCCGCCGGTGGAGAAGGAGGAATCAGAGTCCGAACTCCAGATTTACCAGCAAGATCAGCACCTGCAGTTGAACTCCAGCCTTCTCCGTTTCCGGTCAGCTCCGAGCTCTCTGTTCGGAGAACTCGC cggcggccggaAATCTTCCAATCTGAGAAATCTTGTGCGGCAGAGCAGTACTCCTGTGGGCTTATTCTCTCACTCGAATGCCAGCAATG GTTATCCGATGATGAGAGAACTGAGTGATGGTTTCAGAAACAGGGAACTTGCTCCTGCTCCTTCCATGGGGGATTCAGGGAGAGGAGGACTTAAGAACCAGATGAGCTTCCCGTCGAGGCAAAGCTCGCTGATGTCACAGATATCAGAGATGGGGAACGAGGAATTGTGTGGAAGTAGTCCTGATGACAGTAGCCAGTGTTACTTGGCCGGAGTTCCGATAACATCTTGGGATGAAACCTCGTTGCTTTCCGGCAACAAGTTGCCCGGAACAAGaagcagagaggaagaagggaagatGGTTTCTGGCCTCAACCTATCTCAATTGACTCAG AATGGTCTCACACATCAGCTCAGCTTGCCGAAGACCACAGCGGAAATGGCCGCCATGGAAAAATTTATCCAGTTCCAGGAGACAATCCCCTGCCAGACCAGAGCCAAACGGGGTTGCGCCACTCACCCGCGAAGCATCGCGGAGAGG GTGAGGAGAACCAAAATTAGCGAAAGGATGCGAAAATTGCAAGAACTAGTCCCCAACATGGACAAG CAAACCAACACCGCAGACATGCTCGATTTGGCGGTCGACTACATTAAGGATCTCCAGAGACAAGTTAAG GTATTAAGGGAAGGCCAAGCAAGCTGCACCTGCTCATCTAGCAAGCACAAGTCTTTCCACAAGTCATGA
- the LOC122031955 gene encoding transcription factor bHLH130-like isoform X1 codes for MRAEEEEMIYGSPPPVEKEESESELQIYQQDQHLQLNSSLLRFRSAPSSLFGELAGGAAAAAAQRSSQFQPPELVSSQQAVPFSSAQSMVYHLPTHTHLLNHGLTERSNHMEMQRQIEIGGGGGGRKSSNLRNLVRQSSTPVGLFSHSNASNGYPMMRELSDGFRNRELAPAPSMGDSGRGGLKNQMSFPSRQSSLMSQISEMGNEELCGSSPDDSSQCYLAGVPITSWDETSLLSGNKLPGTRSREEEGKMVSGLNLSQLTQNGLTHQLSLPKTTAEMAAMEKFIQFQETIPCQTRAKRGCATHPRSIAERVRRTKISERMRKLQELVPNMDKQTNTADMLDLAVDYIKDLQRQVKVLREGQASCTCSSSKHKSFHKS; via the exons AT GAGAGCAGAGGAGGAAGAAATGATCTACGGATCTCCGCCGCCGGTGGAGAAGGAGGAATCAGAGTCCGAACTCCAGATTTACCAGCAAGATCAGCACCTGCAGTTGAACTCCAGCCTTCTCCGTTTCCGGTCAGCTCCGAGCTCTCTGTTCGGAGAACTCGCCGgcggcgccgccgccgccgccgcccagAGGAGCTCCCAGTTTCAGCCGCCGGAGTTGGTCAGCTCTCAGCAGGCCGTTCCTTTCTCTTCGGCTCAGTCTATGGTTTACCATCTTCCCACTCACACTCACTTATTGAACCATGGCTTGACGGAGAGATCCAACCACATGGAGATGCAGCGGCAAATTGAgatcggcggcggcggcggcggccggaAATCTTCCAATCTGAGAAATCTTGTGCGGCAGAGCAGTACTCCTGTGGGCTTATTCTCTCACTCGAATGCCAGCAATG GTTATCCGATGATGAGAGAACTGAGTGATGGTTTCAGAAACAGGGAACTTGCTCCTGCTCCTTCCATGGGGGATTCAGGGAGAGGAGGACTTAAGAACCAGATGAGCTTCCCGTCGAGGCAAAGCTCGCTGATGTCACAGATATCAGAGATGGGGAACGAGGAATTGTGTGGAAGTAGTCCTGATGACAGTAGCCAGTGTTACTTGGCCGGAGTTCCGATAACATCTTGGGATGAAACCTCGTTGCTTTCCGGCAACAAGTTGCCCGGAACAAGaagcagagaggaagaagggaagatGGTTTCTGGCCTCAACCTATCTCAATTGACTCAG AATGGTCTCACACATCAGCTCAGCTTGCCGAAGACCACAGCGGAAATGGCCGCCATGGAAAAATTTATCCAGTTCCAGGAGACAATCCCCTGCCAGACCAGAGCCAAACGGGGTTGCGCCACTCACCCGCGAAGCATCGCGGAGAGG GTGAGGAGAACCAAAATTAGCGAAAGGATGCGAAAATTGCAAGAACTAGTCCCCAACATGGACAAG CAAACCAACACCGCAGACATGCTCGATTTGGCGGTCGACTACATTAAGGATCTCCAGAGACAAGTTAAG GTATTAAGGGAAGGCCAAGCAAGCTGCACCTGCTCATCTAGCAAGCACAAGTCTTTCCACAAGTCATGA
- the LOC122031955 gene encoding transcription factor bHLH130-like isoform X2 has protein sequence MIYGSPPPVEKEESESELQIYQQDQHLQLNSSLLRFRSAPSSLFGELAGGAAAAAAQRSSQFQPPELVSSQQAVPFSSAQSMVYHLPTHTHLLNHGLTERSNHMEMQRQIEIGGGGGGRKSSNLRNLVRQSSTPVGLFSHSNASNGYPMMRELSDGFRNRELAPAPSMGDSGRGGLKNQMSFPSRQSSLMSQISEMGNEELCGSSPDDSSQCYLAGVPITSWDETSLLSGNKLPGTRSREEEGKMVSGLNLSQLTQNGLTHQLSLPKTTAEMAAMEKFIQFQETIPCQTRAKRGCATHPRSIAERVRRTKISERMRKLQELVPNMDKQTNTADMLDLAVDYIKDLQRQVKVLREGQASCTCSSSKHKSFHKS, from the exons ATGATCTACGGATCTCCGCCGCCGGTGGAGAAGGAGGAATCAGAGTCCGAACTCCAGATTTACCAGCAAGATCAGCACCTGCAGTTGAACTCCAGCCTTCTCCGTTTCCGGTCAGCTCCGAGCTCTCTGTTCGGAGAACTCGCCGgcggcgccgccgccgccgccgcccagAGGAGCTCCCAGTTTCAGCCGCCGGAGTTGGTCAGCTCTCAGCAGGCCGTTCCTTTCTCTTCGGCTCAGTCTATGGTTTACCATCTTCCCACTCACACTCACTTATTGAACCATGGCTTGACGGAGAGATCCAACCACATGGAGATGCAGCGGCAAATTGAgatcggcggcggcggcggcggccggaAATCTTCCAATCTGAGAAATCTTGTGCGGCAGAGCAGTACTCCTGTGGGCTTATTCTCTCACTCGAATGCCAGCAATG GTTATCCGATGATGAGAGAACTGAGTGATGGTTTCAGAAACAGGGAACTTGCTCCTGCTCCTTCCATGGGGGATTCAGGGAGAGGAGGACTTAAGAACCAGATGAGCTTCCCGTCGAGGCAAAGCTCGCTGATGTCACAGATATCAGAGATGGGGAACGAGGAATTGTGTGGAAGTAGTCCTGATGACAGTAGCCAGTGTTACTTGGCCGGAGTTCCGATAACATCTTGGGATGAAACCTCGTTGCTTTCCGGCAACAAGTTGCCCGGAACAAGaagcagagaggaagaagggaagatGGTTTCTGGCCTCAACCTATCTCAATTGACTCAG AATGGTCTCACACATCAGCTCAGCTTGCCGAAGACCACAGCGGAAATGGCCGCCATGGAAAAATTTATCCAGTTCCAGGAGACAATCCCCTGCCAGACCAGAGCCAAACGGGGTTGCGCCACTCACCCGCGAAGCATCGCGGAGAGG GTGAGGAGAACCAAAATTAGCGAAAGGATGCGAAAATTGCAAGAACTAGTCCCCAACATGGACAAG CAAACCAACACCGCAGACATGCTCGATTTGGCGGTCGACTACATTAAGGATCTCCAGAGACAAGTTAAG GTATTAAGGGAAGGCCAAGCAAGCTGCACCTGCTCATCTAGCAAGCACAAGTCTTTCCACAAGTCATGA